One Arthrobacter sp. FW306-07-I genomic window carries:
- a CDS encoding class I SAM-dependent DNA methyltransferase, producing the protein MPPKVKVDLAPSTMKELKDTLWKAADKLRGSMDASQYKDVILGLVFLKYVSDAFEERREQIQAELEAEGLNEEQISQLIDDVDEYTGRGVFWVAPRARWTYLAENAKGLDAVDGAAPKSIGLLIDEAMELIMQDNKSLAATLPKIYNRDNVDQRRLGELLDLFNSARFTGQGASKARDLLGEVYEYFLEKFAKAEGKRGGEFYTPAGVVRVLVEVLEPHRGRVYDPCCGSGGMFVQAEKFLAAHHLEGSDISVYGQELNERTWRMAKMNLAIHGLNANLASRWGDTFARDQHPELTGNNGADFIMANPPFNIKDWARSESDPRWKYGVPPAGNANYAWIQHIISKLAPGGSAGVVMANGSMSSNSGGEGEIRAQLVEADLVSCMVALPTQLFRSTGIPVCTWFFAKDKTAGPQGSVDRTGQVLFIDARNLGYMVDRAERALSDDDIAKIANTYHAWRGTASAIEAGLTYDDEPGFCYSASLAEVKAADYALTPGRYVGAAEVEADGEPIEEKIARLSKELFEQFEESERLAAIVREQLGRVL; encoded by the coding sequence ATGCCCCCGAAAGTGAAGGTGGACCTCGCCCCGTCCACCATGAAGGAACTTAAGGACACTCTCTGGAAGGCGGCGGACAAGCTCCGCGGCTCGATGGATGCCTCACAGTACAAGGACGTGATCCTGGGGCTGGTGTTCCTGAAGTACGTATCGGACGCGTTCGAGGAACGGCGCGAACAGATCCAGGCCGAGCTGGAAGCTGAAGGGCTCAACGAGGAGCAGATCTCCCAGCTGATCGACGACGTGGACGAATACACCGGACGAGGCGTGTTCTGGGTAGCACCCCGCGCACGCTGGACGTACCTGGCGGAGAACGCCAAGGGCCTGGATGCGGTGGACGGTGCCGCGCCGAAGTCCATCGGGCTGCTGATTGATGAGGCGATGGAGCTCATCATGCAGGACAACAAGAGCCTGGCCGCCACGCTGCCCAAGATCTACAACCGGGACAACGTGGACCAGCGCCGCCTCGGCGAGCTGCTGGACCTCTTCAACTCGGCACGGTTCACCGGCCAGGGCGCCAGCAAGGCCCGCGACCTGCTCGGCGAGGTTTACGAATACTTCCTGGAGAAGTTCGCCAAGGCGGAGGGCAAGCGCGGCGGCGAGTTCTACACGCCCGCCGGCGTGGTCCGGGTACTCGTGGAAGTACTTGAGCCGCACCGCGGGCGCGTCTACGACCCATGCTGCGGCTCGGGCGGCATGTTCGTCCAGGCGGAGAAGTTCCTGGCCGCCCACCACCTGGAGGGCTCGGACATCTCCGTCTACGGCCAGGAGCTCAACGAGCGCACCTGGCGAATGGCCAAGATGAACCTGGCCATCCACGGCCTCAACGCAAACCTGGCTTCCCGCTGGGGCGACACATTCGCCCGCGACCAGCACCCAGAGCTGACCGGGAACAACGGCGCGGACTTCATAATGGCCAACCCGCCATTCAACATCAAGGATTGGGCCCGCTCGGAGTCGGACCCGCGCTGGAAGTACGGCGTCCCGCCGGCCGGCAACGCCAACTACGCCTGGATCCAGCACATCATCTCCAAGCTGGCGCCCGGCGGCAGCGCAGGTGTGGTCATGGCCAACGGCTCCATGTCTTCCAATTCAGGCGGCGAGGGCGAGATCCGCGCCCAGCTGGTGGAAGCAGACCTCGTATCCTGCATGGTGGCGCTGCCCACCCAACTGTTCCGCAGCACCGGCATCCCGGTATGCACCTGGTTCTTCGCGAAGGACAAGACCGCCGGCCCCCAGGGCTCCGTGGACCGGACCGGGCAGGTGCTCTTCATCGACGCCCGGAACCTGGGCTACATGGTGGACCGCGCCGAGCGCGCCCTGTCCGACGACGACATCGCCAAGATCGCCAACACCTACCACGCCTGGCGCGGCACCGCTTCGGCAATTGAGGCAGGGCTGACGTACGACGACGAGCCGGGCTTCTGCTACTCGGCCAGCCTTGCGGAGGTCAAGGCAGCGGACTACGCGCTGACGCCCGGACGGTACGTTGGTGCCGCTGAGGTTGAGGCCGACGGCGAGCCGATCGAGGAAAAGATCGCGCGGCTTTCAAAGGAGCTGTTTGAGCAGTTCGAGGAGTCCGAGCGGCTTGCGGCTATCGTGCGCGAGCAGCTGGGGCGGGTGCTGTGA
- a CDS encoding restriction endonuclease, protein MVAVWGIHNDALSDELVEEGFISIGWSAIPDIRSIGRDRDSLKRALSGAYPEAKAGAIPVWAGILYRFGFEMKAGDVVIAPYRADSTLNFGVITGEYEYLPEVPVHPHRRKVRWVKTGVSRGLFPQAALYEIGSAMTLFRVKKNVPVFMNFLDAGTDSPTQEHVVSIESHAVDEWIETEPSAARLDQFTHDFILKTLLQDLSHEEFEHFTADLLRAMGYQARVTPYSSDGGVDVIAHKDPLGLEPPVIKVQCKHTAAQQSRPDVQRLSGTLAHGELALFVCLGSFSKDALGYERERQNLRLLTGAEVVELTLDNYDKLEPRWRTRIPLRQVYVVDRASEGR, encoded by the coding sequence TTGGTTGCAGTCTGGGGCATTCACAATGACGCACTGTCTGATGAATTGGTTGAGGAGGGATTCATCAGCATCGGCTGGTCTGCCATTCCCGACATTCGCTCAATCGGCAGAGACCGCGATTCATTGAAGCGCGCACTTAGCGGCGCTTATCCGGAAGCCAAGGCAGGAGCTATCCCAGTCTGGGCTGGCATTCTCTATCGCTTCGGCTTTGAAATGAAGGCAGGCGACGTCGTCATCGCACCGTACCGCGCCGATAGCACCCTCAACTTTGGCGTCATTACGGGAGAATACGAATACCTACCCGAAGTCCCTGTGCACCCTCACCGGCGCAAGGTCAGGTGGGTCAAGACGGGAGTTTCTCGAGGCTTGTTTCCCCAGGCTGCACTCTATGAAATTGGCTCTGCAATGACGCTTTTCCGGGTCAAGAAAAATGTTCCCGTGTTCATGAACTTCCTCGATGCAGGTACGGACAGCCCGACACAGGAACACGTTGTTTCAATTGAGTCACACGCGGTAGATGAGTGGATCGAAACCGAGCCAAGTGCCGCCCGTTTGGACCAATTCACCCACGACTTCATTCTGAAGACCCTGCTGCAAGACCTCTCACACGAAGAGTTTGAACATTTCACCGCCGATCTCCTCCGCGCCATGGGATACCAAGCGCGCGTGACGCCTTACTCCTCGGACGGCGGTGTTGATGTCATCGCGCACAAGGACCCTCTCGGCCTCGAACCACCGGTGATTAAAGTCCAGTGCAAACACACTGCCGCGCAGCAGTCCCGGCCGGACGTTCAACGCCTGAGTGGAACGCTTGCACACGGTGAACTTGCCCTCTTTGTCTGCCTTGGTAGTTTCAGCAAAGACGCTTTGGGCTACGAGCGTGAACGGCAAAACCTGCGGCTGCTCACAGGAGCGGAAGTCGTGGAACTGACCCTCGACAACTACGACAAGTTGGAGCCGCGCTGGAGGACGCGTATCCCCCTACGTCAGGTGTACGTTGTGGACCGCGCTAGTGAAGGTCGTTAG
- a CDS encoding PH domain-containing protein: protein MTEIIHDRPEQLAQINAGLLQGEIVYAVYDCIGVGTGFVGITNMRVILQDKSFVGNKLAIVSVPYKNIRSVSMLSNKSMMGRFASTSSIGIDTGGSVKEADFRGDDKARHAHDLILWNVLNTK from the coding sequence TTGACTGAAATCATCCATGACAGGCCCGAGCAACTGGCGCAGATCAACGCCGGCCTGCTGCAGGGCGAGATCGTGTACGCGGTATACGACTGCATCGGAGTCGGCACCGGCTTCGTCGGCATCACCAACATGCGGGTCATCCTGCAGGACAAGAGCTTCGTCGGCAACAAGCTTGCCATCGTCTCCGTGCCCTACAAGAACATCCGGTCCGTCTCCATGCTCTCCAACAAGTCGATGATGGGCCGGTTCGCATCGACCTCAAGCATCGGCATCGACACGGGGGGAAGCGTGAAGGAAGCGGACTTCCGGGGCGACGACAAGGCCCGTCACGCGCACGACCTGATCCTCTGGAACGTGCTCAACACCAAGTAG
- a CDS encoding TM2 domain-containing protein, whose protein sequence is MTHPHSDPSSAPGEISEPPVPAPYQGGQSPTAPQPQQGYPAGPQQPYAGQPQYQAPQQPYAGQPQHQAYPPAPQPQAQQYPGQPPMPNPAFSYPQPKSKIVAGLLGIFLGGLGIHRFYLGYTKIAVIQLILTIVLGFVTFGLGFVVGLWGLIEGIMIIAGSAYFRTDAHGVPLRD, encoded by the coding sequence ATGACCCACCCTCACTCCGACCCCAGCTCTGCTCCTGGGGAGATCTCCGAGCCCCCAGTCCCCGCGCCGTACCAGGGCGGACAGTCCCCGACGGCTCCCCAGCCGCAGCAGGGCTACCCGGCAGGCCCCCAACAGCCGTATGCGGGTCAGCCGCAGTACCAGGCCCCGCAGCAGCCGTATGCTGGCCAGCCGCAGCACCAGGCCTACCCGCCGGCGCCCCAGCCGCAGGCACAGCAGTACCCGGGGCAGCCGCCGATGCCGAACCCGGCCTTCAGCTACCCGCAGCCGAAGTCGAAGATCGTCGCGGGTCTGCTGGGGATTTTCCTGGGCGGACTTGGCATCCACCGCTTCTACCTGGGCTACACCAAGATCGCCGTCATCCAGCTCATCCTGACGATCGTGCTGGGCTTCGTGACGTTCGGCCTTGGATTTGTTGTCGGTTTGTGGGGCCTTATCGAAGGCATCATGATCATCGCCGGTTCGGCGTACTTCCGTACAGACGCACACGGTGTCCCGCTCCGCGACTGA
- a CDS encoding PadR family transcriptional regulator produces the protein MRELMRAAVRLHILHHAAEEDIHGAWMSEELANHGYSISPGTLYPTLHRMEQDGLLVSRQEVVGGRPRRVYRATTAGLDALAEGRRSIAELAAEVLPTSPKENPYE, from the coding sequence ATGCGTGAATTGATGCGTGCAGCCGTGCGGCTCCACATCCTCCACCACGCCGCCGAGGAAGACATCCACGGCGCCTGGATGTCCGAAGAGCTGGCCAACCACGGGTATTCCATTTCTCCCGGAACCCTGTATCCGACACTGCACCGGATGGAGCAGGACGGCCTGCTGGTCTCCCGCCAGGAAGTAGTCGGCGGCAGGCCCCGCCGCGTCTACCGGGCTACGACAGCAGGCCTTGACGCCCTGGCTGAAGGCCGCAGGTCCATTGCTGAACTCGCCGCCGAAGTCCTCCCCACGTCCCCGAAGGAGAACCCGTATGAGTAA
- a CDS encoding EcsC family protein, with protein sequence MSTFTDPIVGGAMPMSTYEGQVWEKLNDHWQKRNNRRGLPNWASTALERTGEVTGMAVNRVTAAVPEGVKEPIRRAGDAVATAAVRPALEGAAALLELVNDWAMELNDPEGVEKLARKRGLDLNSFTELRQHDLKVCDRLLKFNTLTWRTAGALEGGTMGVLALTPVAGIPVAMTADILVIQVLSTSIAARIAYSYGYDAKDPDEQIFIQRLVRRSFMAQAAKVEPLRDVARAADAIKGRVRWSEKLRADHRLLAALEKLLQHVGPAGTKVPVQNVAKVLPYVGILIGAGMNSAVLGNVAADAQRYCQTRFLCEKYGLPLPAALVTDSDEPLAEARID encoded by the coding sequence GTGAGCACATTTACCGATCCGATCGTCGGCGGCGCGATGCCGATGAGCACCTACGAGGGGCAAGTGTGGGAGAAGCTCAACGATCACTGGCAGAAGCGTAACAACCGCCGTGGCCTGCCGAACTGGGCGAGCACTGCGCTCGAGCGCACCGGAGAGGTAACAGGAATGGCCGTGAACAGGGTCACGGCAGCTGTGCCAGAGGGGGTCAAAGAGCCTATCCGCCGTGCCGGCGACGCTGTCGCCACTGCAGCGGTGCGGCCAGCGCTCGAAGGCGCTGCAGCGCTTCTCGAGCTGGTCAACGACTGGGCTATGGAGCTTAACGACCCTGAGGGCGTTGAGAAGCTTGCCCGCAAGCGAGGTCTCGACCTCAATAGTTTCACCGAATTGCGGCAGCACGATCTCAAGGTTTGCGACCGGCTGCTGAAATTCAACACCCTCACGTGGCGGACAGCAGGCGCACTGGAAGGTGGGACCATGGGTGTGCTGGCTCTGACTCCCGTGGCCGGTATCCCTGTTGCCATGACAGCGGACATTCTCGTCATCCAAGTCTTGAGCACATCGATTGCGGCGCGAATCGCGTACTCGTACGGCTACGACGCTAAAGACCCCGATGAGCAGATCTTCATCCAACGCCTGGTACGCCGGTCATTCATGGCGCAAGCAGCCAAGGTCGAGCCGCTGCGTGACGTCGCCCGCGCAGCTGACGCTATCAAGGGACGTGTTCGGTGGTCGGAGAAACTCCGTGCCGACCATCGTCTGCTGGCCGCCCTGGAGAAGTTACTGCAGCACGTTGGTCCGGCCGGTACCAAAGTGCCGGTTCAAAACGTCGCTAAAGTGTTGCCGTACGTGGGCATCCTCATTGGTGCCGGCATGAACTCAGCAGTTCTCGGCAACGTGGCCGCTGATGCGCAGCGGTACTGCCAGACCCGATTCCTGTGTGAGAAGTACGGGTTGCCGCTGCCGGCGGCCCTGGTTACTGATTCAGACGAGCCGTTGGCTGAGGCCCGGATCGACTAA
- the istA gene encoding IS21 family transposase, translated as MESRVELFAQIRRDARVEGLSVRALAARHRVHRRTVRQALGSASPPERKPRQGVAWRLEPFKPAIDAMLTEDTTAPRKQRHTARRILARLIEERGAEELSYSTVRDYVRVRRAQIDVEAGRRVEVFVPQEHAPCAEAEVDFGEVWVVLNGVKTKCHMFVFRLSHSGKAIHRIYPTQAQEAFLEGHIAAFQVLGGIPTKHIRYDNLTSAVSAVVFGQGRQRQENDRWVLFRSHYGFDPFYCQPGIAGAHEKGGVEGEVGWFRRNRLSPMPVAASLDELNDRIREWESLDGRRRINDRIHTIGQDFEAEQPFLAPLPGEVFDPGLALTPRVDRSSMITVRMVKYSVPARFIGRKVRVSLRASEVVVFDGRAVAARHQRIVAKHGQSVQLDHYLEVLKTKPGALPGSTALARARESGAFTSAHEAFWAASRRVNGDAVGTRELIGVLLLHRSMDASAVTAGITAALGVGAVSADVVAVEARRHATISSGGGSGPDRHPGAHVEVNVQRVVSLTQRRLMDPAAVIAGLPPDTRPMPSISAYDELLAKRTHTEGTVSKENIS; from the coding sequence ATGGAGTCGAGAGTGGAGTTGTTCGCGCAGATCCGAAGGGATGCCCGGGTCGAGGGCCTCTCGGTCCGTGCACTAGCGGCTAGGCACAGGGTTCACCGAAGGACTGTGAGACAGGCTCTGGGATCTGCTTCCCCTCCCGAACGCAAACCACGACAAGGCGTGGCCTGGCGGTTGGAGCCGTTCAAGCCTGCGATCGATGCCATGCTGACTGAGGATACGACGGCGCCACGGAAGCAACGCCATACTGCCCGACGGATTCTGGCCAGGCTCATTGAGGAGCGCGGGGCGGAGGAGTTGTCGTATTCGACCGTGCGTGACTATGTGCGGGTCCGTCGGGCTCAGATCGATGTGGAGGCCGGCCGCCGGGTTGAAGTATTCGTCCCGCAGGAGCATGCCCCGTGTGCGGAGGCGGAGGTGGATTTCGGTGAAGTCTGGGTGGTTCTGAATGGTGTGAAGACGAAGTGTCATATGTTCGTCTTCCGGTTATCCCACTCCGGTAAGGCTATCCACCGGATTTACCCGACACAGGCCCAGGAAGCGTTTCTGGAAGGCCACATCGCAGCCTTCCAAGTTTTGGGCGGCATCCCAACGAAGCACATCCGCTACGACAATCTCACCAGCGCGGTCAGTGCCGTGGTGTTCGGGCAGGGCCGGCAACGGCAGGAGAACGACCGGTGGGTGTTGTTCCGCTCGCACTACGGCTTTGATCCCTTCTACTGCCAGCCTGGCATTGCAGGGGCTCACGAGAAGGGTGGGGTCGAAGGCGAGGTGGGCTGGTTCCGTCGTAACAGGCTCTCGCCCATGCCTGTCGCTGCGTCTCTGGATGAGCTCAACGACCGGATCCGTGAATGGGAATCCCTGGACGGCCGGCGGCGGATCAATGACAGGATCCACACCATCGGCCAGGACTTCGAGGCCGAACAGCCGTTCCTGGCGCCGCTGCCGGGAGAGGTCTTCGACCCGGGGCTGGCGCTGACACCGCGGGTGGACCGGTCCTCGATGATCACGGTGCGGATGGTGAAGTACTCCGTTCCGGCCCGGTTCATCGGCAGGAAGGTCCGGGTGTCCTTGCGGGCCTCCGAAGTCGTGGTTTTCGACGGCCGTGCCGTGGCCGCCAGGCATCAGCGGATTGTTGCCAAACACGGGCAGTCAGTTCAGCTGGATCACTACCTCGAGGTCCTCAAGACCAAACCCGGCGCACTGCCTGGTTCCACGGCTCTGGCCCGGGCGCGGGAGTCGGGCGCGTTTACCAGTGCTCATGAGGCGTTCTGGGCCGCCTCCCGCAGGGTCAACGGCGACGCGGTCGGCACCCGTGAACTCATCGGCGTCCTGCTGCTTCACCGCTCCATGGACGCATCCGCTGTCACTGCAGGAATCACCGCAGCCCTGGGAGTGGGTGCGGTCAGCGCCGACGTCGTCGCGGTCGAAGCCCGCAGACACGCAACGATTTCTTCCGGAGGTGGGTCCGGTCCGGACCGTCATCCCGGTGCTCATGTGGAAGTGAATGTGCAACGGGTTGTCAGCCTCACCCAGCGCCGGCTCATGGACCCTGCAGCCGTCATCGCAGGACTCCCGCCGGACACCCGGCCAATGCCCTCGATTAGTGCTTATGACGAGTTGCTGGCCAAACGCACCCATACCGAAGGAACAGTGTCGAAGGAGAACATCTCATGA
- a CDS encoding APC family permease, whose protein sequence is MSNPQALARRLGTFDASVIGLGSMIGAGVFAAFTPAAAAAGSGLLVGLVVAAFVAFCNATSSSQLAAVYPTSGGTYVYGRERLGPWSGFLAGWGFVIGKTASAAAMAMTFAAYAAPAGWERPVAIAAVIVLAAVNYHGVTRTAGLTRILVVAVLAALAIAVAACWGGSSPDPARILGDGLLAHGWYGILQSAGLLFFAFAGYARIATMGEEVRDPKRTIPRAIGIALGITIIVYAVIAVTLLATIGPEGVATNPTPLAAAVEAGSMSWAGPVVRAGAAVAALGALLALIAGLGRTSLAMAREHDLPHWLSAVHPRYKVPHRAETTLAVVICAIISVADLRGAIGFSSFGVLIYYLVANIAAFTQPDTDRRYPKALQVLGAVACVALVATLPPLSVVLGILMFAAGIILRLVRLSRKS, encoded by the coding sequence ATGAGTAACCCTCAGGCCCTGGCCCGCCGGTTGGGAACATTCGACGCGTCCGTCATCGGTCTTGGCTCGATGATCGGCGCCGGTGTGTTCGCGGCTTTCACCCCTGCAGCGGCCGCGGCAGGGTCCGGCTTGCTGGTTGGTCTGGTCGTCGCGGCCTTCGTGGCGTTCTGCAACGCCACATCCTCCTCCCAGCTCGCCGCCGTCTACCCGACCTCAGGCGGAACCTACGTCTACGGCCGTGAACGGCTGGGTCCCTGGTCCGGATTCCTGGCAGGGTGGGGATTCGTGATCGGCAAAACCGCCAGCGCCGCGGCCATGGCCATGACCTTCGCCGCCTACGCGGCCCCGGCAGGGTGGGAACGTCCCGTGGCCATCGCCGCCGTGATCGTTCTCGCCGCCGTGAACTACCACGGCGTAACAAGGACAGCCGGGCTGACCCGCATCCTCGTCGTGGCCGTGCTGGCAGCCCTCGCGATCGCCGTTGCGGCCTGCTGGGGAGGCTCCTCCCCGGACCCGGCAAGGATTCTCGGGGACGGGCTGCTGGCTCATGGCTGGTACGGGATCTTGCAATCCGCGGGGCTGTTGTTCTTCGCCTTCGCCGGCTACGCCAGAATCGCGACCATGGGCGAAGAAGTCCGTGACCCCAAACGCACCATCCCCCGCGCTATCGGTATCGCCCTGGGCATCACCATCATCGTCTACGCCGTCATTGCAGTCACCCTCCTGGCGACCATCGGCCCCGAAGGAGTGGCAACCAACCCCACACCCCTCGCCGCCGCGGTAGAAGCCGGGTCGATGTCATGGGCCGGCCCCGTAGTCCGGGCAGGAGCAGCGGTCGCGGCACTGGGCGCCCTGCTGGCCCTCATCGCCGGGCTGGGACGAACCAGCCTGGCCATGGCCCGCGAGCACGACCTTCCGCACTGGCTCTCCGCCGTCCACCCCCGCTACAAAGTCCCCCACCGGGCCGAGACCACTCTGGCCGTGGTGATCTGCGCGATCATCTCCGTCGCCGACCTGCGAGGCGCGATCGGTTTCTCCTCGTTCGGCGTGCTGATCTACTACCTGGTCGCCAACATCGCCGCTTTCACGCAGCCGGACACGGATCGCCGTTATCCCAAAGCACTGCAAGTGCTTGGCGCCGTGGCATGCGTTGCCCTGGTCGCCACCCTCCCGCCGCTGTCTGTGGTGCTCGGCATCCTCATGTTCGCGGCAGGAATCATCCTGCGCCTGGTCAGGCTAAGCAGAAAATCCTGA
- a CDS encoding restriction endonuclease subunit S, with amino-acid sequence MNNLVLDQKLGDAVEVSDYVANGSFESLRLNVFTSSAKGYAVLVRLVDHNAGWTGPFSYVDRSSYEYLRKSRLSEGDVVVANVGANAGTVFRVPNLGMPTTLGPNSIVCRPRDLDQVDKTYLYYYLAGPVGQSLIAGIISGSAQPKFNKTSFRQLPISLPPIRQQRGIAEVLGALDDKIAANTKLAKTSADLAQALFAASMRAADHEVALSEVTELLSRGVAPKYSEAEDTVVVLNQKCIRDQRVNLDPARRTIASKVGRNKMLKMDDVLVNSTGQGTLGRVARWTNSDNATVDSHITIVRFDPAKADPVCAGMALLASQTTIEEMGEGSTGQTELSRTELGKLRIRLPERSRQAELGERIASMSEMESALLSENQTLAATRDTLLPQLMSGKLRVKDAEKVLENAGV; translated from the coding sequence GTGAACAATCTCGTCCTGGACCAGAAACTTGGAGACGCTGTCGAAGTATCGGACTACGTGGCAAATGGCAGTTTCGAATCGCTACGGCTCAACGTTTTCACGTCTTCAGCCAAGGGATACGCGGTATTAGTTCGCCTCGTCGATCACAATGCCGGATGGACCGGCCCATTCAGTTATGTTGATAGGTCTTCCTACGAGTATCTGCGTAAGAGCCGCCTGAGCGAGGGCGATGTGGTAGTCGCTAACGTTGGTGCGAACGCCGGAACCGTGTTCCGCGTACCTAACCTGGGCATGCCAACGACGTTGGGACCAAACTCGATTGTCTGCCGCCCTCGAGACCTGGACCAGGTGGACAAGACCTATCTGTATTACTACCTCGCGGGTCCTGTCGGTCAGTCGCTAATCGCCGGTATCATCAGCGGCAGTGCGCAGCCAAAGTTCAACAAAACATCCTTTCGGCAGCTTCCCATCTCCCTCCCTCCCATCCGTCAACAAAGAGGGATCGCAGAGGTGCTGGGCGCCCTCGACGACAAGATCGCCGCCAACACCAAACTTGCTAAGACGTCCGCAGATTTGGCGCAGGCCCTGTTCGCGGCTTCAATGCGCGCCGCGGACCACGAGGTAGCGCTTTCCGAAGTTACCGAGCTCCTTAGTCGAGGCGTTGCACCAAAATACTCGGAGGCTGAGGACACTGTCGTGGTGCTCAATCAAAAGTGCATCCGCGATCAGCGCGTCAACCTAGATCCGGCTCGGCGAACAATTGCATCGAAGGTCGGCAGGAACAAGATGCTGAAGATGGATGATGTACTTGTGAACTCCACAGGCCAGGGAACCCTCGGCCGGGTAGCACGCTGGACCAACAGTGACAACGCTACTGTTGACTCCCACATCACTATTGTCCGGTTCGATCCAGCGAAAGCTGATCCCGTCTGCGCGGGCATGGCTCTCCTGGCTTCACAGACAACCATCGAAGAGATGGGCGAAGGAAGCACCGGGCAGACAGAGCTATCACGAACTGAACTCGGCAAGCTCCGTATAAGGCTCCCCGAGAGGAGCCGGCAGGCTGAACTCGGGGAGCGAATCGCGTCGATGTCGGAGATGGAGAGCGCGCTCCTGAGCGAAAACCAGACCCTCGCTGCTACTCGTGACACCCTCCTCCCCCAGCTCATGTCCGGCAAGCTCCGGGTCAAGGACGCGGAGAAAGTTTTGGAGAACGCCGGGGTGTAA
- the istB gene encoding IS21-like element helper ATPase IstB, which translates to MSPSVPGTSITPTLRRRRGLTEQAAVAAVDQACRRLRLPTVRAVLDEALNVAGKEQLSYQGFLAELLLAECDDRDRRSSIRRVKAAGFPRDKWLGDFDFDANPNINAATIHTLATGDWIRKGSPLCLIGDSGTGKSHLLIGLGTAAAEKGYRVKYTLATRLVNELVEASDEKVLAKTIARYGRVDLLCIDELGYMELDRRGAELLFQVLTEREEKNSVAIASNESFSGWTKTFTDPRLCAAIVDRLTFNGTIIETGTDSYRLARSLATAQGQ; encoded by the coding sequence ATGAGCCCCAGCGTCCCTGGAACAAGCATCACTCCGACCCTGCGCCGGCGGCGTGGCCTGACCGAGCAGGCGGCGGTCGCGGCCGTGGACCAGGCCTGCCGGCGGCTCCGGTTGCCCACCGTCCGGGCGGTGCTCGATGAAGCCCTCAACGTCGCGGGGAAGGAACAGCTCTCCTATCAGGGGTTCCTGGCGGAGCTGTTGCTGGCCGAGTGTGATGACCGGGATCGGCGCTCCTCGATCCGCCGCGTCAAAGCAGCCGGCTTCCCGCGGGATAAATGGCTCGGGGATTTCGATTTCGACGCGAACCCGAACATCAACGCCGCCACGATCCACACCCTGGCAACCGGGGACTGGATCCGCAAAGGATCGCCCCTGTGCCTGATCGGCGACTCCGGGACCGGGAAGTCCCACCTGCTCATCGGCCTCGGCACCGCCGCGGCGGAGAAGGGCTACCGGGTCAAATACACGCTGGCCACCCGGCTCGTGAACGAACTCGTCGAGGCCTCTGATGAGAAGGTCTTGGCCAAGACCATTGCCCGCTACGGGCGCGTGGACTTGTTGTGTATTGACGAACTTGGCTATATGGAACTGGACCGGCGCGGTGCAGAGCTGTTGTTCCAGGTCCTCACCGAACGCGAAGAAAAGAACTCCGTGGCCATCGCCAGCAACGAGTCGTTCTCCGGCTGGACCAAGACTTTCACGGATCCACGTCTCTGTGCAGCCATCGTGGACCGTCTGACATTCAACGGCACTATCATCGAAACCGGCACTGACTCTTACCGGCTCGCCCGCAGTCTCGCAACGGCCCAGGGCCAGTAA
- a CDS encoding DUF4352 domain-containing protein, with product MTNQNFVPIPPAAQAPATRPFYKKKRFVVPAGVLLVGILMGSCSGGSKQAADSSPVASAVASAEATAPAAAVPAAPAAAAPPSSAPAAPAAPVVGVPFSVKMRNGNVARITIVSAVRTDSVTTGAFATPPKNGTYLLLDVLWETESGKTSSNPLYFTAKDANGRKADMSMFADNQLGSGEVLPGDKARGNVAFDIAPGAATVMISDPLLQEAARIQISG from the coding sequence ATGACCAACCAGAACTTCGTCCCCATCCCGCCGGCTGCCCAGGCACCTGCCACCCGCCCGTTCTACAAGAAAAAGCGCTTCGTTGTCCCCGCAGGCGTCCTGCTGGTGGGCATTCTCATGGGTTCCTGCTCCGGCGGAAGCAAGCAGGCTGCGGACTCCAGCCCCGTCGCCTCCGCCGTAGCGTCCGCTGAGGCCACCGCGCCGGCTGCCGCTGTGCCTGCCGCCCCGGCGGCGGCAGCACCGCCGTCGTCAGCTCCTGCTGCTCCCGCGGCACCTGTGGTGGGCGTTCCGTTCTCCGTGAAGATGCGCAACGGCAACGTCGCCAGGATCACTATCGTGTCCGCCGTCCGCACCGACTCAGTCACCACCGGCGCGTTCGCTACACCGCCCAAGAACGGCACCTACCTGCTCCTGGACGTGCTCTGGGAAACGGAATCCGGCAAGACGAGCTCCAACCCGCTCTACTTCACGGCGAAGGATGCCAACGGGCGTAAGGCAGACATGAGCATGTTCGCCGATAATCAGCTGGGCTCAGGCGAGGTTCTGCCCGGCGACAAGGCGCGGGGCAACGTGGCCTTCGATATTGCTCCGGGTGCTGCCACCGTCATGATTTCTGATCCGCTGCTGCAGGAGGCTGCCCGGATCCAAATTTCGGGATAG